One genomic segment of Helianthus annuus cultivar XRQ/B chromosome 14, HanXRQr2.0-SUNRISE, whole genome shotgun sequence includes these proteins:
- the LOC110899933 gene encoding O-fucosyltransferase 1 isoform X1, protein MRSYRPVEGTTFKKLHHKQVKQAKGLLYKLAIAAVLLIAPTIYFVASYSPTVESISEVDVQKLWDAADSGGWRPSSVPRSDWPPPPSESNGYLRVRCNGGLNQQRTAICNAVLAARIMNATLVLPELDANSYWHDDSGFQGLYDVDHFIKTLQNDVRIVESIPEIKKNGKTKKIKAFQLRPPRDAPIKWYTTTALEKMKEHSAIYLTPFSHRLAEEIDNAEYQRLRCRVNYHALVFKPHIMDLSHKIVDKLRSQGHFMSIHLRFEMDMLSFAGCFDIFSPEEQKILKKYRKENFAEKKLIYSERRAIGKCPLTPEEVGLILRALGFDNSTRIYLAAGELFGGERFMKPFRSMFPLLENHSTVDSSNELKDNTQGLIGSAVDYMVCLLSDIFMPTYDGPSNFANNLLGHRLYSGFRTAIRPDRKGLAPVFIDREKGRTAGFEEAVRRVMLKTNFGGPHKRVSPESFYTNSWSECFCQTSASNPADRCPDGSDE, encoded by the exons ATGAGGAG TTACAGGCCTGTAGAAGGAACAACATTCAAAAAATTACATCATAAACAGGTGAAGCAAGCTAAAGGACTGTTGTACAAACTCGCAATTGCAGCGGTTTTGCTCATTGCTCCGACGATATACTTCGTTGCGTCTTATTCGCCGACGGTTGAGTCGATATCTGAG GTTGATGTGCAGAAACTTTGGGATGCTGCTGATTCTGGTGGTTGGAGACCGTCCTCTGTTCCAAGATCTGACTGGCCTC CTCCTCCAAGTGAGAGCAATGGGTACCTGCGGGTCCGTTGTAATGGTGGTCTGAATCAGCAGAGGACAGCT ATATGTAACGCGGTTCTTGCTGCACGGATTATGAATGCCACCCTCGTGCTGCCTGAATTGGATGCAAATTCCTACTGGCATGATGACAG CGGTTTCCAGGGTCTTTACGATGTCGATCATTTTATCAAGACACTGCAAAACGACGTACGGATCGTAGAAAGCATTCCCGAGATTAAGAAGAACGGAAAGACAAAAAAGATAAAAGCTTTTCAG CTTCGCCCACCGAGAGATGCTCCTATAAAATGGTATACAACAACCGCTTTGGAGAAAATGAAAGAACACAGTGCCATCTATCTCACTCCGTTTTCCCATAGACTAGCGGAAGAGATTGACAACGCTGAATATCAACGGTTAAGATGCAGGGTCAACTATCATGCCCTTGTATTCAAGCCGCATATCATGGATTTAAGTCACAAAATAGTTGATAAACTTCGATCACAAGGTCATTTCATGTCTATACATCTTCGGTTTGAAATGGATATGCTGTCTTTTGCAGG GTGCTTTGATATATTTTCCCCGGAGGAGCAAAAGATATTGAAAAAGTATAGGAAAGAAAACTTTGCTGAAAAGAAACTTATTTATAGCGAAAGGCGTGCTATTGGAAAATGTCCGTTAACTCCAGAGGAG GTGGGTTTGATCTTGCGCGCATTGGGGTTCGATAATTCCACTCGAATATACCTAGCAGCCGGTGAACTATTCGGTGGTGAACGGTTCATGAAGCCATTCAGGTCCATGTTTCCGCTGCTTGAAAATCACAGCACTGTGGATTCATCTAACGAGCTAAAAGACAACACTCAGGGTTTAATCGGGTCAGCTGTTGATTACATGGTTTGTCTTTTATCAGACATATTTATGCCAACGTATGACGGGCCCAGCAACTTCGCCAATAATCTATTGGGCCATCGGCTCTATTCTGGTTTCCGTACAGCAATTCGGCCCGATAGGAAAGGTCTTGCTCCTGTTTTTATCGACAGGGAAAAGGGACGTACTGCTGGTTTTGAAGAGGCTGTTAGGCGTGTGATGCTTAAAACAAACTTTGGTGGGCCCCATAAGCGGGTCTCGCCGGAGTCTTTTTATACGAATTCTTGGTCGGAATGCTTCTGTCAAACGTCGGCATCAAATCCTGCTGATAGATGTCCAGATGGGTCTGATGAGTAA
- the LOC110899932 gene encoding stress response protein NST1, whose protein sequence is MATSRLLLRSPTLKSILTVHQCRSASTAVAPSHHNDHQRNQQYLSPNNYLNSWKPPKDPKEAQAKLHQLRREYAKKVKAVRKEYIHEMELQRIEKQRKDEAKKEALRIESEERRAAKLAEKKVKAAERQVAEEEFRQTLLKERAEKLEYHKQREQKFMEKKNEKKELLRRQSSVWIDENELEKRILNAIMDES, encoded by the exons ATGGCGACCTCACGGTTGCTCCTCCGCTCTCCGACACTGAAATCCATACTCACCGTCCACCAGTGCCGATCCGCATCCACCGCCGTAGCACCGTCACACCACAACGACCACCAACGCAACCAGCAATATCTTTCACCTAACAACTACCTCAACAGCTGGAAACCGCCAAAGGATCCGAAGGAAGCTCAGGCGAAGCTCCACCAGCTCCGCCGTGAGTACGCCAAGAAGGTTAAGGCGGTGAGGAAGGAGTATATTCATGAAATGGAGCTTCAGAGGATTGAGAAGCAGAGGAAAGATGAAGCTAAAAAGGAAGCGTTGAGGATTGAGAGTGAAGAGCGTAGGGCTGCGAAATTGGCGGAGAAGAAGGTTAAGGCGGCTGAACGGCAGGTTGCGGAAGAGGAGTTCCGGCAGACGCTG TTAAAAGAAAGAGCTGAGAAGCTTGAATATCACAAACAAAGAGAGCAGAAATTCATGGAGAAGAAGAATGAGAAGAAGGAGCTACTGCGTCGCCAAAGTTCCGTATGGATTGATGAAAATGAACTCGAGAAAAGGATATTGAATGCCATTATGGATGAGTCCTAA
- the LOC110899933 gene encoding O-fucosyltransferase 1 isoform X2 yields MRRPVEGTTFKKLHHKQVKQAKGLLYKLAIAAVLLIAPTIYFVASYSPTVESISEVDVQKLWDAADSGGWRPSSVPRSDWPPPPSESNGYLRVRCNGGLNQQRTAICNAVLAARIMNATLVLPELDANSYWHDDSGFQGLYDVDHFIKTLQNDVRIVESIPEIKKNGKTKKIKAFQLRPPRDAPIKWYTTTALEKMKEHSAIYLTPFSHRLAEEIDNAEYQRLRCRVNYHALVFKPHIMDLSHKIVDKLRSQGHFMSIHLRFEMDMLSFAGCFDIFSPEEQKILKKYRKENFAEKKLIYSERRAIGKCPLTPEEVGLILRALGFDNSTRIYLAAGELFGGERFMKPFRSMFPLLENHSTVDSSNELKDNTQGLIGSAVDYMVCLLSDIFMPTYDGPSNFANNLLGHRLYSGFRTAIRPDRKGLAPVFIDREKGRTAGFEEAVRRVMLKTNFGGPHKRVSPESFYTNSWSECFCQTSASNPADRCPDGSDE; encoded by the exons ATGAGGAG GCCTGTAGAAGGAACAACATTCAAAAAATTACATCATAAACAGGTGAAGCAAGCTAAAGGACTGTTGTACAAACTCGCAATTGCAGCGGTTTTGCTCATTGCTCCGACGATATACTTCGTTGCGTCTTATTCGCCGACGGTTGAGTCGATATCTGAG GTTGATGTGCAGAAACTTTGGGATGCTGCTGATTCTGGTGGTTGGAGACCGTCCTCTGTTCCAAGATCTGACTGGCCTC CTCCTCCAAGTGAGAGCAATGGGTACCTGCGGGTCCGTTGTAATGGTGGTCTGAATCAGCAGAGGACAGCT ATATGTAACGCGGTTCTTGCTGCACGGATTATGAATGCCACCCTCGTGCTGCCTGAATTGGATGCAAATTCCTACTGGCATGATGACAG CGGTTTCCAGGGTCTTTACGATGTCGATCATTTTATCAAGACACTGCAAAACGACGTACGGATCGTAGAAAGCATTCCCGAGATTAAGAAGAACGGAAAGACAAAAAAGATAAAAGCTTTTCAG CTTCGCCCACCGAGAGATGCTCCTATAAAATGGTATACAACAACCGCTTTGGAGAAAATGAAAGAACACAGTGCCATCTATCTCACTCCGTTTTCCCATAGACTAGCGGAAGAGATTGACAACGCTGAATATCAACGGTTAAGATGCAGGGTCAACTATCATGCCCTTGTATTCAAGCCGCATATCATGGATTTAAGTCACAAAATAGTTGATAAACTTCGATCACAAGGTCATTTCATGTCTATACATCTTCGGTTTGAAATGGATATGCTGTCTTTTGCAGG GTGCTTTGATATATTTTCCCCGGAGGAGCAAAAGATATTGAAAAAGTATAGGAAAGAAAACTTTGCTGAAAAGAAACTTATTTATAGCGAAAGGCGTGCTATTGGAAAATGTCCGTTAACTCCAGAGGAG GTGGGTTTGATCTTGCGCGCATTGGGGTTCGATAATTCCACTCGAATATACCTAGCAGCCGGTGAACTATTCGGTGGTGAACGGTTCATGAAGCCATTCAGGTCCATGTTTCCGCTGCTTGAAAATCACAGCACTGTGGATTCATCTAACGAGCTAAAAGACAACACTCAGGGTTTAATCGGGTCAGCTGTTGATTACATGGTTTGTCTTTTATCAGACATATTTATGCCAACGTATGACGGGCCCAGCAACTTCGCCAATAATCTATTGGGCCATCGGCTCTATTCTGGTTTCCGTACAGCAATTCGGCCCGATAGGAAAGGTCTTGCTCCTGTTTTTATCGACAGGGAAAAGGGACGTACTGCTGGTTTTGAAGAGGCTGTTAGGCGTGTGATGCTTAAAACAAACTTTGGTGGGCCCCATAAGCGGGTCTCGCCGGAGTCTTTTTATACGAATTCTTGGTCGGAATGCTTCTGTCAAACGTCGGCATCAAATCCTGCTGATAGATGTCCAGATGGGTCTGATGAGTAA
- the LOC110899935 gene encoding TBC1 domain family member 13 isoform X2 → MVKKKRVPDWLNSPMWASPTVTTSPPSKSRSLSPPPNHHDRTGKTSSVTSSDSSVNESRFMLPPAASIRPESIQRTEVRDSSTRRGSSDYDNDSSGSVVEDVSRQAQLLQELSKKIINLGELRQLASLGIPDAAGIRSTTWKLLLGYLPIDKRMWSSELSKKRSQYKHFKEDLLMNPDSEIIEQIDRDVKRTHPDIPFFSGDSAFAKANQDSLKNILIIFAKLNPGIRYVQGMNEILAPLFYVFKTDPNEDYAVNAEADTFFCFVELLSDFRDNFCQQLDNSIVGIRSTISRLSQLLKQHDEELWRHLEVTTKVNPQFYAFRWITLLLTQEFNFTDILHIWDMLLSNPVGPRETLLRICCAMLILVRRRLLAGDFTANLKLLQSYPSTNVSHLLYVANKLNSQSAH, encoded by the exons ATGGTGAAGAAGAAACGAGTTCCTGATTGGCTCAACAGCCCTATGTGGGCTTCTCCCACAGTTACCACATCTCCACCGTCCAAATCACGATCCCTATCTCCGCCACCCAACCACCACGATCGCACCGGTAAAACATCCTCCGTTACTTCGTCTGATTCTTCTGTCAATGAATCGCGGTTTATGTTGCCGCCGGCCGCTTCAATCAGACCGGAATCGATTCAGAGAACGGAGGTTAGGGATTCGTCGACTCGTAGAGGCAGTAGTGATTATGATAATGATAGTAGTGGTTCTGTAGTTGAGGATGTTTCACGCCAGGCTCAGTTGTTGCAAGAG CTCTCGAAGAAGATTATAAACTTGGGGGAACTGCGTCAACTTGCTTCATTGGGTATTCCGGATGCTGCTGGCATCCGTTCAACTACATGGAAG TTGTTGTTGGGATATCTTCCGATCGATAAACGCATGTGGTCTTCAGAATTGTCAAAGAAGAGGTCGCAATACAAACATTTTAAAGAGGATCTTTTAATGAATCCA GACTCTGAGATCATTGAGCAGATAGACCGTGATGTGAAGCGAACTCACCCAGACATACCATTTTTCTCAGGTGACTCGGCTTTTGCAAAAGCCAACCAG GACTCATTGAAAAATATACTGATTATATTTGCAAAGCTGAACCCGGGGATAAGATACGtgcaaggaatgaatgaaatttTGGCGCCCTTGTTCTATGTGTTTAAAACTGACCCTAATGAGGATTATGCT GTTAATGCAGAAGCCGATACGTTCTTTTGTTTTGTTGAGTTGTTAAGTGATTTTCGAGATAATTTCTGTCAACAACTTGATAATAGTATTGTTGGTATCCGTTCAACCATTTCAAGGCTGTCACAGCTATTAAAGCAACATGATGAAGAGTTATGGCGACATCTTGAGGTTACAACCAAA GTCAACCCGCAGTTCTATGCGTTTAGATGGATTACACTCTTGTTGACTCAAGAATTCAACTTTACTGACATTCTTCACATATGGGATATGCTCTTAAGCAACCCAGTGGGTCCTCGA GAGACACTGCTTCGGATTTGTTGTGCAATGCTGATTCTTGTGAGGAGACGTTTACTCGCTGGTGATTTCACAGCAAATCTCAAGTTACTACAAAGTTACCCATCAACGAATGTTAGTCATTTACTCTATGTCGCCAACAAGCTGAATTCTCAATCAGCTCACTGA
- the LOC110899935 gene encoding TBC1 domain family member 13 isoform X1: MVKKKRVPDWLNSPMWASPTVTTSPPSKSRSLSPPPNHHDRTGKTSSVTSSDSSVNESRFMLPPAASIRPESIQRTEVRDSSTRRGSSDYDNDSSGSVVEDVSRQAQLLQELSKKIINLGELRQLASLGIPDAAGIRSTTWKLLLGYLPIDKRMWSSELSKKRSQYKHFKEDLLMNPSEITRKLEDSTSPKNGDQIIVGKGLLARSKIPHGEHPLSLGKTSIWNQYFQDSEIIEQIDRDVKRTHPDIPFFSGDSAFAKANQDSLKNILIIFAKLNPGIRYVQGMNEILAPLFYVFKTDPNEDYAVNAEADTFFCFVELLSDFRDNFCQQLDNSIVGIRSTISRLSQLLKQHDEELWRHLEVTTKVNPQFYAFRWITLLLTQEFNFTDILHIWDMLLSNPVGPRETLLRICCAMLILVRRRLLAGDFTANLKLLQSYPSTNVSHLLYVANKLNSQSAH, from the exons ATGGTGAAGAAGAAACGAGTTCCTGATTGGCTCAACAGCCCTATGTGGGCTTCTCCCACAGTTACCACATCTCCACCGTCCAAATCACGATCCCTATCTCCGCCACCCAACCACCACGATCGCACCGGTAAAACATCCTCCGTTACTTCGTCTGATTCTTCTGTCAATGAATCGCGGTTTATGTTGCCGCCGGCCGCTTCAATCAGACCGGAATCGATTCAGAGAACGGAGGTTAGGGATTCGTCGACTCGTAGAGGCAGTAGTGATTATGATAATGATAGTAGTGGTTCTGTAGTTGAGGATGTTTCACGCCAGGCTCAGTTGTTGCAAGAG CTCTCGAAGAAGATTATAAACTTGGGGGAACTGCGTCAACTTGCTTCATTGGGTATTCCGGATGCTGCTGGCATCCGTTCAACTACATGGAAG TTGTTGTTGGGATATCTTCCGATCGATAAACGCATGTGGTCTTCAGAATTGTCAAAGAAGAGGTCGCAATACAAACATTTTAAAGAGGATCTTTTAATGAATCCA TCAGAAATCACAAGGAAGTTAGAAGATTCTACATCTCCTAAAAATGGTGATCAGATAATCGTGGGCAAGGGTTTACTGGCGAGGTCTAAAATACCTCACGGGGAGCATCCTTTGAGCCTAGGGAAAACGAGCATTTGGAACCAATACTTTCAG GACTCTGAGATCATTGAGCAGATAGACCGTGATGTGAAGCGAACTCACCCAGACATACCATTTTTCTCAGGTGACTCGGCTTTTGCAAAAGCCAACCAG GACTCATTGAAAAATATACTGATTATATTTGCAAAGCTGAACCCGGGGATAAGATACGtgcaaggaatgaatgaaatttTGGCGCCCTTGTTCTATGTGTTTAAAACTGACCCTAATGAGGATTATGCT GTTAATGCAGAAGCCGATACGTTCTTTTGTTTTGTTGAGTTGTTAAGTGATTTTCGAGATAATTTCTGTCAACAACTTGATAATAGTATTGTTGGTATCCGTTCAACCATTTCAAGGCTGTCACAGCTATTAAAGCAACATGATGAAGAGTTATGGCGACATCTTGAGGTTACAACCAAA GTCAACCCGCAGTTCTATGCGTTTAGATGGATTACACTCTTGTTGACTCAAGAATTCAACTTTACTGACATTCTTCACATATGGGATATGCTCTTAAGCAACCCAGTGGGTCCTCGA GAGACACTGCTTCGGATTTGTTGTGCAATGCTGATTCTTGTGAGGAGACGTTTACTCGCTGGTGATTTCACAGCAAATCTCAAGTTACTACAAAGTTACCCATCAACGAATGTTAGTCATTTACTCTATGTCGCCAACAAGCTGAATTCTCAATCAGCTCACTGA